One genomic region from Bactrocera tryoni isolate S06 chromosome 3, CSIRO_BtryS06_freeze2, whole genome shotgun sequence encodes:
- the LOC120770216 gene encoding uncharacterized protein LOC120770216 isoform X3, with protein MHLTKHQLKIIPRIQRKYNVSIGFLKSNLANIEKFLWYALSPRLVIKRVAIRKGSKQRVILNYYHLRRVLFDQAERKVFKTRRRNVQLWSKQMVSYLRRKYGVKEHIEITSISDNTDTINKQQEEIAGSGNMAPDEVSKQLKEQLEILRSGKRTVPLMESETKPIVDETRNDLVEAASSSTLLQATEVLSQCPTKVVADSNQYSHITSEVLDKTESVVQNTLETTPEKQIMGSDETRSEQPKHSYKADRNIDIDGESVELPPVDTATKTATDIATKSTTEMLQQCADKKTTRSLSNNSNFLDMLMNKVRGKNVLTETASNTKVIQPTPQAKESDETNVEKAPDNNEHFTDSGEEFFGFDETERLPGMLLTPLVPFSAQSKGNANVAFISESLNEFMRENLLESSDCVADGIDNAAGRKHRQATLDGLVTPDCIPPQMQMPLVPESLQKLRTVAERRQFLQKFNRNHKLAIINNEAAICRELQRKMRHHKSKSVSQQSLQAPNSQMPFTRQGWQAASFVTTEFNHYYYQTLDVIDGNERERVRLPGVRGNNEERNKQPYVSRVPSNFLRNKCNPNTCSDALIGRDLKPVKAEPDKKKLNKTPLPSVFKPCPLSHKPFQKPLDDETAPLLLAGGSMAVVRMPIVELEVFPALGKPLHDVAKRYLDYILPHCDITREWAEFSVSTLQQSAECRKNDDQSKDGGDDTKVPTESYTFPIPYMNDRSHILVRRVVDRSEKLDETFEATTSPIEDFSFRANIDERDSELVECADVLSEMINSVAISCSENSFIKIDPDGLQTEKEENVELKQEKVVGKLKEEKSCNIKAPDDTKLVNQAVTNKKQNRLLLELRRLNATIIDAAVKAEKGVKPCTKEYCTFGCICQSLADDYPLRQHCGKSKCVIECTCKTPSQSRIMRLETDGRSITTEDAFMLRRQATARLARMEKEFTSTIVLTENETLLINESQYDKKRRCTKAPKRYEDFADTEEDYAGRTAAITPPKKTQNTAVVAIEAATDTTLNTGFSETTTELREPIYVNDNVLEKLKHCTVPLIRLENIQNMAVWCMVHELYKCYCGGRATDGKPLVIEKDCNVTTSNDQTNAGNKQNASTEDDYIVTSTKARYSFETVEQAVDEADAESREENEIFRKRREKRKSADRKSQGSVVKYNSTDDEQDESDRADEMLEESLTSDYVGDIGRAKRPKLAKRLERRGRPSELTFINKYFNTEVDGCRRVVVVPRKTYLRINRKRRVEVEEFIAKNENKQSMLLLNEHIMRSVYYHKHEVEKQRKEAAQESLLHTKKRKLNDIELTEPEDTPNKGKQLDEEPIEPAKKKALHKTERQVVELIDEDSSQSSLSSLLSVPDGKATADTKLQSKRKRLEERRLQSGKKIEDDTAVYDNSTHTEEDSNPTSSTADSKTTQVKTSENTKITEKAYTISDDDAQPSVSSTVSEGATDLSAAPSECAAAVSLNMQPSQSLSTSRLDFFRDVVRSMNNLVNKKMQDIGLALKRESKVIPAPNNDILCIIKWSNFLDAFIEGFVFIWQVKLRDEQTFFAATINNMMPMVLDAVGVVNIAALPMQQLPLMGRMLLQRCRTPQTRDLAIVMQGRAKYWLVKGFLRADKSSACAKPTPKTHPLLTRKINVLSSLLAKQHIRELNKKVAQKQLEELTATTETANEPTPTATRNNAPTQQSLLRTQPPPLAHLEKETTPIQNNKNVQKTKLPEASETKSTLQKKPQPAITRATLPTSTLSTKKSEATNKLKSGNGLSMLQELIGNSQYSEMKTNIVFRKVMSHDIDEMNVLDVTSEPHRWLVLDLYRDFSHIYVPDFQELVSLDRIQKVMSFSRQKQKIVKLQFFKDAAYDAFVIPNSERKIFFGPLKLNMPPPLLILLQSVDRKMMLRETYQQMHNIQGGAKESTTAFWVVRNNGQVYLDCKLDVSATNTAKSENAPVAELQAKETGQLPESDDDDCMIVEDEEPSGSFSVLEPLPQPITHTNITVKPLSELHSKLNPSISSRQLTNFTIQSSANSNRLQITNMGTTPIINNSAATTAIETPTAQLKMLQSGNNSDLLTSTQLPQPPPITMNGPLNSQLVQLTNTSQSLIPPLADKQSAAILCSLPPNAVITGVAPAPKEAPYGTTIYISNIASTVPVVPNGAQGNDKSFATTVENNAQTSAKTSGQTVINTSENMSNVRFLTPDVRVTATGDTTSNELFTTPALTTMSNSNSGFVSLPVSQQLNSLLDKRGSVGSSTQSPSSAEITTKAVPQTATERQHTTGEVKSSNNISPGDWKRFLMGDNGKRSTIGSTTITKMTDKYESDGKLVMNIEGDEFEPAASVLIKPNAPTLPSEAPVVSSVAGMESNTNKCTLNGTTAITVGSTAIAAKTKTATKSATLAVSRPNTSSTNTTITNVRFRSLPTQKEPKLAQPVTTTVIFKSSTPTHGSAPRTKPTTLNSIVAMSKAPSASTSNATTTQQSFNQQLKISSHSMQPSKAQSFASRQSLPSTSRSLINSPMTNGGSVNTPKPLINIRPAIPIPQRVSITKTTTQRLSDSALFAPNMLNNRRLSVPNLPTKPAETAKTNTQLAKTKSSEQYGVLCSSANDGSPKFWAKRMHNSYLIKVPGLSSVVHRTDLESVDTYLNQHLLKQSPAMKSKLPIKWKFVPSEQLNLPIKRLTAKKNEKVVVRCAKPTENSASESKSVKLSTDCNVVKDADNATATTLDKNCCEPILIED; from the exons ATGCATTTGACTAAACATCAATTAAAGATAATTCCACGCATTCAACGTAAATACAATGTGTCTATTGGATTTTTAAAATCGAATTTGGCCAATATAGAAAAATTCCTTTGGTATGCATTAAGTCCACGATTGGTAATCAAGCGTGTCGCTATACGAAAAGGGAGCAAACAACGGGTTATTTTAAACTATTACCATTTGCGGAGGGTTTTATTCGATCAAGCCGAACGCAAGGTATTTAAAACACGAAGGCGAAATGTACAGCTCTGGTCCAAACAAATGGTTTCTTATCTGCGTCGAAAATACGGCGTTAAAGAACATATTGAAATAACCTCGATTAGTGATAATACAGATACGATAAATAAACAACAGGAAGAAATAGCTGGCAGTGGAAACATGGCTCCCGACGAAGTGAGTAAACAATTGAAAGAGCAATTGGAAATACTTCGTAGTGGCAAACGAACTGTGCCGCTCATGGAAAGTGAAACCAAACCAATTGTGGATGAGACGAGGAATGATTTAGTAGAGGCAGCAAGTAGCAGCACACTATTACAGGCAACAGAAGTGTTGAGTCAGTGCCCTACAAAGGTTGTAGCTGATAGCAATCAATATAGCCATATTACTTCAGAAGTATTAGATAAGACTGAAAGCGTCGTCCAAAACACATTAGAGACGACGccagaaaaacaaattatggGCAGTGACGAAACACGCTCTGAACAGCCAAAGCATAGCTACAAAGCAGATAGAAATATTGATATTGACGGTGAGAGTGTTGAATTGCCTCCCGTAGATACAGCTACAAAAACAGCTACCGATATTgcaacaaaatcaacaacagaAATGTTGCAACAATGTGCCGATAAGAAAACAACCAGATCGTTAAGTAACAATAGTAATTTTTTGGATATGCTTATGAATAAGGTGCGTGGCAAAAATGTACTTACAGAGACCGCCAGCAATACGAAAGTTATTCAGCCTACTCCGCAAGCTAAGGAATCGGATGAAACAAATGTTGAGAAAGCGCCCGATAACAACGAACATTTCACCGATTCAGGTGAAGAGTTCTTCGGTTTCGACGAGACAGAGCGTCTACCCGGCATGTTGCTAACACCACTTGTACCATTTTCGGCACAATCCAAGGGTAATGCTAATGTAGCTTTCATCAGTGAGTCATTGAATGAGTTTATGCGTGAAAATTTGCTTGAAAGTAGTGATTGTGTTGCTGATGGCATTGACAATGCCGCTGGCCGCAAACATCGTCAGGCCACATTGGATGGTTTGGTCACACCCGACTGTATACCGCCGCAAATGCAGATGCCTTTAGTACCAGAAAGTTTGCAAAAGTTACGAACGGTCGCTGAGAGACGCCAGTTTCTGCAAAAATTCAACCGAAATCATAAGTTGGCGATCATAAATAATGAGGCGGCAATTTGCCGAGAACTACAGCGAAAAATGCGTCATCACAAATCGAAAAGCGTCTCACAACAATCATTACAGGCACCAAATTCCCAAATGCCATTTACTCGTCAAGGTTGGCAAGCGGCTTCGTTTGTCACCACAGAATTTAACCATTATTATTACCAAACCTTGGATGTGATTGATGGGAATGAACGCGAGCGCGTACGCCTGCCTGGAGTTCGCGGCAACAATGAGGAACGTAATAAGCAACCATATGTCAGTCGAGTGCCGAGTAACTTTCTGCGGAATAAATGCAATCCAAATACTTGCAGTGATGCCTTAATAGGAAGAGATTTGAAACCTGTAAAAGCTGAACCGGATAAGAAAAAACTCAATAAGACGCCACTGCCGAGTGTGTTCAAACCCTGCCCACTGTCACATAAACCCTTCCAAAAACCGTTAGATGATGAGACTGCACCATTGTTGTTGGCTGGCGGTAGCATGGCGGTGGTGCGCATGCCCATTGTGGAACTGGAAGTTTTTCCTGCACTTGGCAAACCACTACACGACGTAGCCAAACGTTATCTAGATTATATACTCCCACACTGTGATATAACGCGTGAATGGGCTGAGTTCAGCGTTTCTACATTACAACAATCAGCTGAATGTAGAAAAAATGATGATCAGTCGAAAGATGGTGGTGATGATACCAAAGTACCCACTGAATCGTACACATTTCCCATTCCATATATGAACGATCGCAGCCACATACTGGTACGTCGTGTAGTTGATCGTTCAGAGAAACTTGATGAAACATTTGAGGCGACCACATCACCTATAGAAGATTTTTCATTTCGTGCTAATATTGATGAACGCGATAGTGAATTAGTCGAGTGTGCCGATGTTCTAAGTGAGATGATAAATAGCGTCGCTATAAGTTGCAGTGAGAATTCGTTCATCAAAATAGATCCCGATGGACTGCAAACCGAAAAGGAGGAGAATGTGGAGTTGAAGCAAGAGAAAGTCGTCGGCAAACTGAAAGAGGAGAAAAGTTGCAACATCAAAGCTCCGGATGATACGAAGTTGGTCAATCAAGCtgtgacaaataaaaaacagaacCGTCTTCT ATTAGAATTGCGTCGCCTAAATGCAACTATAATTGACGCCGCTGTAAAGGCTGAAAaag gAGTGAAGCCTTGTACAAAGGAATATTGTACGTTTGGTTGTATATGCCAAAGTCTTGCCGATGACTATCCTTTGCGTCAACATTGTGGCAAATCGAAGTGTGTCATAGAGTGCACCTGCAAAACTCCATCTCAATCTCGCATAATGCGTCTGGAAACAGAT GGGCGATCAATCACAACTGAAGACGCTTTTATGCTACGTAGACAGGCCACTGCCCGACTAGCGCGTATGGAGAAAGAATTCACATCCACAATAGTGTTAACTGAAAATGAAACTCTGCTTATCAATGAATCACAATATGATAAGAAACGGCGTTGTACCAAAGCGCCAAAGCGTTACGAAGACTTTGCAGACACGGAAGAAGATTATGCTGGGCGAACTGCAGCAATTACGCCAccaaagaaaacacaaaataccGCCGTTGTGGCAATCGAAGCAGCAACAGACACGACTTTAAATACTGGATTTTCGGAGACAACTACTGAACTACGTGAACCCATATATGTGAATGATAATGTGTTGGAAAAACTCAAACATTGCACGGTGCCACTAATACGTttggaaaatatacaaaatatggcGGTGTGGTGTATGGTGCATGAGTTATACAAATGTTATTGTGGCGGTCGTGCTACCGATGGAAAACCGCTCGTTATCGAAAAGGATTGCAATGTGACCACTAGCAATGATCAAACGAATGCTGGAAATAAACAAAACGCTTCCACAGAGGACGATTATATTGTAACGTCCACAAAAGCACGTTATTCATTTGAGACAGTTGAGCAAGCAGTCGATGAAGCAGATGCAGAGTCGCGCGAAGAAAATGAGATATTCAGAAAAAGAAGAGAGAAACGGAAAAGTGCCGATCGAAAATCTCAAGGTAGTGTTGTGAAGTATAATAGTACAGACGATGAACAAGATGAAAGCGATAGAGCAGATGAGATGCTGGAAGAATCGTTGACTTCAGACTACGTTGGGGATATTGGTCGTGCAAAACGGCCGAAATTGGCTAAACGGCTAGAACGACGTGGGCGCCCAAGCGAACTTACcttcattaataaatatttcaataccgAAGTAGACGGTTGCCGGCGTGTGGTTGTGGTGCCGCGCAAAACCTACTTACGTATAAATCGCAAACGGCGTGTGGAAGTTGAAGAATTTATAGCGAAGAACGAGAACAAACAGAGCATGCTATTGTTGAATGAACACATAATGCGTTCAGTTTATTACCACAAACATGAGGTGGAAAAGCAACGTAAAGAAGCGGCACAGGAATCGCTGTTACATACGAAAAAACGCAAATTAAATGATATCGAGTTAACGGAACCGGAGGATACACCAAACAAGGGTAAAC AGTTGGACGAAGAACCGATAGAGCCAGCGAAGAAGAAAGCGTTGCATAAAACCGAACGACAAGTTGTTGAACTGATTGATGAAGATTCCAGCCAGTCATCGCTTTCTTCCTTACTTTCTGTGCCTGATGGCAAGGCAACAGCTGACACAAAACTACAGAGTAAACGTAAACGGCTAGAAGAACGTAGACTGCAGAGCGGCAAAAAAATTGAAGATGATACTGCAGTATATGATAATAGCACTCATACTGAGGAAGATAGTAATCCGACCAGTAGCACAGCCGACTCGAAAACTACGCAGGTCAAAACGAGTGAAAATACAAAGATAACCGAAAAGGCGTACACTATCAGCGACGATGATGCACAACCGTCGGTGTCGTCTACGGTTTCAGAAGGTGCCACAGACCTCAGTGCAGCTCCCTCGGAATGTGCGGCAGCGGTATCTTTAAATATGCAACCATCACAATCGCTTTCAACTTCGCGTTTGGATTTCTTCAGAGACGTAGTGCGTAGTATGAATAATTTGGTGAACAAAAAGATGCAAGATATCGGATTAGCGCTAAAACGTGAAAGCAAAGTGATTCCCGCCCCAAATAACGATATACTGTGTATAATTAAATGGTCCAACTTTTTGGATGCCTTTATTGAAGGCTTCGTCTTTATATGGCAAGTTAAGCTGCGCGATGAACAAACTTTCTTTGCTGCCACAATAAATAATATGATGCCAATGGTATTGGATGCTGTCGGTGTGGTGAACATAGCAGCCTTACCAATGCAACAACTGCCTCTAATGGGTCGCATGTTGCTGCAACGCTGTCGTACGCCGCAAACTCGTGATCTGGCGATTGTAATGCAAGGGCGCGCAAAATACTGGCTCGTTAAGGGTTTCTTGCGTGCCGATAAATCTAGTGCTTGTGCTAAGCCAACACCAAAGACACATCCATTGCTGACACGTAAAATTAATGTATTATCTAGCTTGTTAGCTAAGCAACATATAcgtgaattaaacaaaaaggTCGCACAGAAACAACTGGAGGAGCTAACAGCAACAACCGAAACGGCGAACGAACCAACACCAACTGCTACGCGAAATAACGCGCCTACTCAACAATCCCTGCTGCGTACACAGCCACCGCCATTAGCCCATTTGGAAAAAGAAACAACGCCAATACAgaacaataaaaatgtacaaaagaCAAAGTTACCCGAAGCAAGTGAAACTAAGAGCACTCTACAAAAGAAACCACAGCCGGCGATAACACGCGCCACCCTACCAACTAGTACATTGAGTACCAAAAAATCAGAAGCTACGAATAAGTTAAAATCGGGCAACGGGTTATCGATGCTGCAAGAATTGATTGGCAACAGTCAGTATTCGGAAATGAAGACAAACATTGTCTTCCGTAAAGTAATGTCTCACGATATTGATGAAATGAATGTACTGGATGTTACATCGGAGCCACATCGTTGGCTAGTACTGGACCTTTATAGGGATTTTTCGCATATATATGTGCCGGATTTCCAAGAACTGGTGTCACTTGATCGCATACAGAAAGTGATGTCATTCAGTAGGCAAAAGCAGAAGATTGTCAAGTTGCAATTCTTCAAGGACGCAGCATACGATGCTTTCGTGATACCAAATTCTGAACGCAAAATCTTTTTTGGTCCGTTAAAACTGAATATGCCACCGCCCTTACTGATTTTGCTACAAAGCGTTGATCGCAAGATGATGCTTCGGGAAACATATCAGCAAATGCACAACATACAAGGTGGTGCAAAAGAGAGTACGACAGCATTTTGGGTTGTACGAAATAATGGGcag GTTTACTTGGACTGTAAATTGGATGTTTCCGCAACGAATACCGCGAAGTCTGAAAATGCACCCGTTGCAGAATTGCAAGCCAAGGAAACAGGGCAGCTACCTGAATCGGATGATGATGATTGTATGATTGTTGAGGATGAAGAACCATCAGGTTCATTTTCAGTACTCGAGCCACTGCCTCAACCGATCACACACACGAATATCACAGTGAAGCCATTATCAGAATTACACTCAAAACTTAATCCTTCTATATCATCACGGCAGCTTACCAACTTTACAATTCAAAGCAGCGCAAATTCGAATCGTTTGCAAATAACAAATATGGGAACCACACCTATTATTAATAATAGCGCTGCGACCACTGCAATAGAAACGCCTACCGCACAATTGAAAATGCTACAAAGTGGTAATAATTCTGATTTGTTAACTAGCACACAATTGCCGCAGCCACCACCGATAACAATGAATGGACCACTAAATTCTCAATTGGTGCAGTTAACGAATACATCGCAGAGTCTAATACCACCACTAGCAGACAAACAGTCCGCTGCTATACTGTGCAGTCTACCACCAAATGCGGTGATTACGGGTGTGGCGCCAGCACCAAAGGAAGCGCCATACGGTACGACAATCTATATTTCCAATATCGCTTCCACCGTTCCCGTAGTCCCTAATGGGGCACAAGGTAACGATAAATCATTTGCCACAACTGTTGAAAACAATGCTCAGACTTCAGCCAAAACCAGTGGCCAAACTGTCATCAATACGTCGGAAAATATGTCAAACGTTAGATTTCTCACACCTGACGTACGTGTTACGGCTACCGGAGACACCACATCGAACGAATTGTTTACCACGCCCGCTTTGACCACAATGAGTAACAGTAATTCCGGCTTTGTCTCATTGCCTGTCAGTCAACAACTGAATAGCTTATTAGACAAGCGAGGGAGTGTAGGAAGTTCAACACAGTCGCCATCCTCAGCGGAAATCACAACGAAAGCTGTGCCACAGACTGCCACAGAACGACAACACACAACGGGAGAGGTGAAATCTTCGAATAACATCTCACCCGGTGATTGGAAACGCTTTCTAATGGGTGATAATGGTAAACGTTCAACTATAGGTTCGACAACAATCACTAAAATGACTGATAAATATGAATCTGATGGCAAATTGGTGATGAATATTGAGGGTGATGAATTTGAACCCGCTGCATCGGTTCTTATTAAACCGAATGCGCCTACACTACCCAGTGAAGCGCCTGTAGTGTCATCGGTTGCTGGTATGGagtcaaatacaaataaatgcaCATTAAATGGCACAACTGCAATTACAGTCGGCTCAACAGCAATTGCTGCGAAGacgaaaacagcaacaaaatctGCCACGCTTGCCGTTTCCCGACCAAACACTTCGTCGACAAATACGACGATTACGAATGTGCGATTTAGATCATTGCCGACTCAAAAAGAGCCAAAACTTGCGCAACCGGTAACAACGACAGTTATTTTTAAATCGTCTACACCGACACACGGCTCAGCGCCAAGAACTAAACCAACTACATTAAATTCCATAGTTGCAATGTCGAAAGCGCCAAGTGCTTCCACATCAAATGCCACAACTACGCAACAATCTTTCAATCAGCAGCTAAAAATATCGTCACATTCAATGCAGCCGTCAAAGGCACAATCTTTCGCTTCTCGTCAATCGTTACCGAGTACGTCGCGCAGTTTAATAAACTCACCGATGACAAATGGCGGTAGTGTTAACACGCCTAAACCGTTAATAAACATTAGACCAGCAATACCAATACCACAACGTGTGAGCATCACAAAAACTACAACACAACGTTTGAGCGATTCGGCGCTTTTCGCTCCAAATATGCTTAATAATAGGCGGCTGAGCGTCCCAAATTTGCCCACAAAGCCTGCTGAAACTGCTAAAACTAACACACAATTAGCAAAAACCAAGTCGAGTGAACAATATGGTGTGCTTTGCTCAAGCGCGAATGATGGTTCGCCGAAATTCTGGGCGAAGCGTATGCATaattcatatttaattaaagTACCGGGTCTAAGCAGCGTCGTGCATCGTACAGACTTGGAAAGTGTTGACACGTATTTGAATCA GCATCTGCTGAAACAAAGTCCCGCCATGAAATCGAAGCTTCCCATTAAGTGGAAGTTTGTGCCATCAGAACAATTGAATCTGCCAATTAAAAGGTTGACAGCTAAGAAG aatgaaAAGGTGGTTGTGCGTTGTGCAAAGCCGACAGAAAATAGCGCATCTGAGTCCAAAAGCGTTAAGTTGAGTACAGATTGCAATGTTGTGAAAGACGCAGACAATGCTACAGCCACAACACTGGATAAAAACTGTTGTGAACCAATTCTAATCGAagattaa